From the Papaver somniferum cultivar HN1 chromosome 2, ASM357369v1, whole genome shotgun sequence genome, the window TTTCATGTACTTAATTATCGATAGATATATTTTAAGAAACTAAAAATATATTTAGCCTAAAACAAAACTAATTTTGACAattccagaaaaaaaaaacacgttgAATATTAGCTACAATATTATTGACAATAACTTGAGGTGGTCTACCGAACCAAACCCTCTCAAAGCCTCCAACTACTTTACGGACCCCTTACAAGACACCTTTCTGCTTTTTCTTTGTGGTTCTACATTCCATGATGAAAAGTTATAGCAATCTGAATACATTAAGGAAATAGGGAAAAATGCtaagggcctgtttggtacagttttgaaaaacagtttttaaaaatagttttccactgttttaaaaacatacccttttttccttgttttcattttctaaaaattgtttggtaaactgtttttgaaaacaaggaaaaccaactaaatcagatcaaatgtaaagattcgtctaagagatagtgatattagccatgactcacttgcagtcattccccatctcttactttgttctgaaaagaagaaaagaataaagaaaagaaaaaaagagaaaacacagaaaacaataatttgttgttttcatttttttgtttttaaaaacagaaaacatatagaaaacattttctgaaaatgtccttaccaaacgcgttttctcctgttttctgttttctctgtttttaaaaacagaaaactgtttttgaaaactataccaaacaggacctaATCTTCCGTAGATTCTTATTTTTGATATAAACATCACAATGGTTGCCTATAAAAAGTCTACATTTTCTAGCCCGATCCCTTAAAAATGATGCTGCTTTGTCTGATATATATTGGATATGTGGGTGCCCAATACACATGGTCCAATGGACAATCTGGTAATGATATTATCAAAGCCAGACTAGATTGAGCCTTGTCAATGATCATTGATTTTTTtattgaacgattttttgggaccatggttttttttgggaccatggttctatttttggtaagacatttagaagtaaatctaggtcactccttatctagatatttatattaatacctaaactaacATCCTGATTGAGTTCActaatcttgagtattcaagtgatgattcaattgattATAGCACATCTGAGTCTTCGTCTCCTTCCTCTCCTAGAgcatttgttaatcttcacaatgatccggatatgagttatttcttagatggtgattgtattcttccccaaactcaatctcaagatgaaaacgatggattttaccaaccacgaCCTGAGGAAGAGCATTTGGGTTATCagatatgcttcaaacttagataatgttggtttaattgctccaagctttcaaaaaaatgaaaaattttatgtagatttgggccagttcggttaccatatgtcaagaacatgtaaccgaacacacctgaaagtgtagttcggttatgttttccaaacacgcatgtTACCGAattcgctcgttaatggaggttttggtcgtacagtgtaatgttcggttacctaggataaaatggtaggtaaccgaactttgaacttaacaatttatttgggtacatcttgtgtgttcggttagttcgcaaaattcaacgcaaccaagttcccaaccgaactgcaggttaaaagtaacctagtgttagaagttcggttggttcgcaaacttcaacatattttgcgaatcaaccgaactggtcttatatatatgcatatatgcaattaggaaaacgtttggttactacgaaatttatttcttggcgaattaggtagagttcggttacgaagtttcaaaggtagagttcggttacaaagaaaacttaacatttttgcaaacgaaccgaacttttggacttctcattattttcgtaaactaaagttcagtgatatccttattttgcgaaggaaccgaacttatggacttatgTTGttataatacaaggagttcggttaaaagtatttttgcgaatcaaccgaactctgagttcggttaagaaaaaattaattcgtgataaccgaacttttctctgaaaaaaacaacctccattaaacctctctgcaacttccattttttcaagtcattttgataattacttctcatttattcaaccaaaaacgaatgacaagtaatgggtttgtgagaatatctttgttaatgttttaaattaagctatatatatagaggtggtggtggttggtggtaatcggtggttggttgtggtgataatcgaaggtggtggtggtggtaatcggcggtggtgggaagAGGTGGTGGtgattgggttggttttaaattaaattaggttaagggtaggttagtcatttcaactctttaggacaccccttataattatagggaaggtggcctaataaaatcatggtcccctcaaaaaaacatGGTCCCTAAAAGatcattctttttattttgtcaaTTCGAAGATATTTCACGTGGCTTCCATTGTTTCGATCACATACCAATTTTATTGGTAACCGGTTCAcaaaataattaaagaaaaatgGTATGTAGGTACTTCAAATTGTGGTTTAGGGACCTTATTACATCTTATGAGACTACTAGGTCTCAACTCGTACGTGCTGTGACGGCACGGGCAAGAATATGTGTCACAAATGTGTCcatcgattcatacatgtcgtaattgtctgGGAAGAACCAAACTGATCGATCCAGGTCTCAATGTTTTGAGGAATTGattaataaacatgtccttatcctcgaatcttttaatattgtgtatgcGAGTCATACAAtcctttgggacaaacatagttaatcgttagagcaaatcctatgggtagtagaacattacttcattcactacttcaaaaaatatCTTCAAAAGTCATTCACCAAATTTACAAAACTtaaaacacctaaaattactttaaaatcaattagattattcTTGCAAAACctattagcattagaatttaatttttctctttgatataaattgttgggttctCAATTTACATAGATTTATGTTTATTCATattcctaaaatttataataatatttaattcttgatccatttcttttcttgtttctttaccaattatcatgaactatttctcaaacATGTATAATAacacgaagttggggagaaatgacaaaaacagaaatcatgacaaaaaaaggaaaaaaagaaagacgTGACAAACtgaatcaattaaaatcaatTCACTCGTAGCCTTGCATAATTCCATGaagtaggggagaaataatgacagaaacaaaaaccatgaaaaaaaaggggaataaagagagatgcgagaaactgaaccgattacaattaatttgCGTGTATCCTTTTGTTAatttggtcaatttttttataggtttcatttttcttcctgccccctactcggcaaatcttaaaatcacaacatcttctttttttgcaaaaatctggcctttaaaaattgttttaattttacaaaaataataaaaataataatttgaaaactaaaatcaaactaaaacaaaacaaagaaaaattaaccaagggtggctaaataatttacctatcttaggacaccttttctcaccctTCCACTACTACTTCTTCCACCGCCACATTATcatcaccactccaccagtctaaccaatacccaccaccattatcccacCGCcagtccaccaccaccacccaccatcaaAACCACCATTAGTACTTAATTTATCTATCTTAGGATccattttctcaccctactaccactacttcttccaccatcacattatcgtcaccactccaccgtctcaccaatacccaccactgcccaccatcacaaccaccattaatgcttactgatatggttaatatcaaataaatttattatgtatcaacaaagatatatttatttgattaattaaaaaaacatttattatgaaatatcaattgaacatttattattaaattttaattaaacgtgatcatttataacggtagatttatgttctgcaaTTGTAAAttgatcgttctttatctagcctaacttgtccaaactttgttttgtattctgtaaatgtaatcaattttatttaatactaaaaaccgtgTTTATTCGATCGGGTATTATAAATAgctgggatcccatttgggtgatccaacggtcattttttttttttttttttttgctgaatcacccTTTCTATTTATTATTGACAAACTAAAAGGTTACAAAAGGAACTATAACACAAATAACATAGCAaaaaaattacaaagaaaatgaaatttaagaatcaattttaagGTAACTAAGAATTTGATTTTCATAGTTGTTATTCCATCTAACTCCTCTTATTCTAACTCCATGTTCTTTGACTGTCTTCATTATCCTGTGCTTGAAGCCATGAAAGTTAACATCACCACCTTCAAAGAAAATCTTGTTTCTTTGAAACCATAGTTCCTTAATGACAGTACAAGAAGAAACAATCCATACTTCATCAATGAAAGGACTGTGTTGTTTTGCTGCAGAGAGAACATCTGAAAAAGAGTATGGCCTGGGAAATTGAAATATATTGCTAATCCAATTCCAAACCTGAACACTGAATTCACAAAGCCACAGTGTATGCTCCATAAAATCCTGTTCTGATTTGCAGATACAACACCTAAAAGGCATTTCATATCCCTGCTTTCTTTTCATGTCATCATTCACATAAACTCCTTGcaaaagtttccaaatgttaCTGGAAATAGTTGGATGCAAGGATTTTCTCCATATATAAGAAGACCATTCTACCTTGTCttccttgtgtcttattttctccaCTGCCTTTGCATTATTGAACAGACCACTTATATGTAGGTTCCATATTATGGAATCACTTCCACTGTGGATCTGAGGCAAATTATCATACTGTAACAAATGCTGCAACTGAGGATGTATATTCCATTGGTTATTCCTGATTAAGTTCTGAACTTTTAATTGCATATTGTTATGTATAAATTCTGTGTAACCAATTTCATTGATTAGTGGGGATGATCCATACCAGTTATCAAACCAGACAGAGATGTTAGCTCCATTTCCAACCTTCCAAGAGATGTCTTCTTGTAAAGTAAGCCAAGCCCATTGCAGACCTGCTCTtacagatgataatttccattttgAAAACCATATACCATTTTTATCTTTGAACTTAGCTGTAAAAAACAGAGCCCATTCATCTGATGAGTATATCaatttccacatcattttcattagcaaaattttgttaaataCTTCTAGCCTTCTAATACCCAAGCCACCTTCATTGTATGGCACACAGATCTTCTTCCAAGATAAAGTTTTGTACTTTCTAATCTCACCATCACCTGCCATAGAaagtttcttattagtttttcacaGATCTTAATAACAGAAGATGGCCATTTGTAAACTGCCATATTGTAAAGAGGGTAATTGCACAACACTGTTTTAACAAGAATCGGTCTATCATGAAAGGATATTAATTTTCCTTTCCAAGTTGCAAGTTTACTCTGAAGCATAAGTACCATTGGCCAGACCATTTCTGTAGTTACCCTTCCTGGAGCTAGAATGATACCAAAATACTTATCTGGAAAACAAGATATATCCATACCAATTATACTGCTAATTTGGTGCTTTCTGACTGAATTGGTGCCATCAATAAAACACTTGCTTTTGGCTTTGTTAATCATCTGACCAGAGCTATGTTGATATTTTTCAATCAGCTTGAATAGACAAAGCAAAGTCTTCTTAGCTCCATTGCAGAATAAgaaaacatcatcagcaaaaaataagtgaGTTGGGTATATTCCATTCCTTACTACCATTGGAGTTATTTGCCCTGTATTAACCAAATTTGTGATATTCCTACTCAATACAtcctccatcaaaataaataagaTAGAGGATAATGGATCACCCTGCTTAAGACCCCTATGCATTGAGAAAAAACCACATGGTCCTCCATTGATCATTACTGATAATTTTGCAGATTCAAAAATGCTTAACAACCAATTACACCAAGATGAACAAAATCCATATTTGCGCATAACTTTAAGAAGAAAAGTCCAACTTACAGAATCATAAGCCTGAGATATGTCAAGTTTCAAAGCCACATTACCACCTCTTCTCTTTTTCCTCATTTCATTAACCATCTCTGAAGCTAGAAGTATTTGTTCTTGAATGCTTCTCCCTTTAACATAAGCAGCCTGTTGTGATGAAATTAACTTCTCCATGAGTCAATTCATTCTGACAGAAATTATCTTTGTGAAAATTTTGAATAATACATTACTCAATCCAATTGGTCTGTATTGACTTGGTTTCTTAGCACCTGCACATTTAGGAATGAGGGTTAGGAAATTTGAATTTAGTCCCTTGGGGATAAACGTTCTTCTCCAACAGAATTGTATGACATCTTTTAAATCCAACTGAATTATATCCCAGCAACTTCATTAGACAATATGATCCaacggtcatgatcatattgtcttatacgatttagtatcctcctcaaaatatttgtgttttgtccataccagttgtgctaaaaacagccaactacatctatcacaataaaatgtttCTCATTTTGTAAAGgcacaaaactattattgtccactattattcactaacatccaccaccgtacgtaaaaaccagccacgcccactattttttcctccaccagtaatgttaccacctccaccactcacaaatacccgccACTGTTTCCACTACCAACTGCTTCTTTCACCACCATTAAAAAttgttaatataatttttaattgggtgatgataccatttacctgagttcgaaactcgccagcaccaaattctttaccgatcaatatatatatatatatattttttaataaacttatttattaataaaaatatgtgtttattagattcattaaatgaacatttatcatggaaaattaattaatcattcatcatgagcaaaaaataggacactaattaataaagtatttataatgcTTAGTTGAAAAACCCACGGCTGTAGATTTATTCCTCCTAGACAAATATCGGTCGTTCTTTATCTACCCTAACTTAaccaagctttgttttgtattctactAGATTAAAACTCTTATGATATTCATGTTATGGGGTAGGGGCTCTCCAATATCACGGGATGAGAGTTTTGTCTAATGAAGTTCACTCTTTAAACATCCAACCAATACAAATCAGACaaataaaactattaaaaaagTGGAGTCTGATTTAGAGCATCGATAGAAAATTCAAGAAGATTTATATGCTCAAATATCTAGAAAAGATTTTATCAAGATTAATGATATAAACACAAACTTTTATCATAAGAAACCCGAAAAAGAAATTTTAATCACATTTCATATTGGAAAATGACAAATTAATGGTCAATGGTCTAGTGATAACCTGAAGGACCTTTTTGTTTTCCATTTTAGTACCATTAGTGTTGCTTCTAATCCCATTCGTAATAGGGATTTCCTTGAATGCATTAATTCATGTATTACCCTATTGGATAATGAAAATCTTTTGAGTCCAATTACTATATAGTAATTGAGGAATACTATGAGCCATATGGCTCCGTGGTCTCTTCTTGTTTCTTGATGGTTTTGCGCCGGTATTTCATAAGCAAAGCATGGAACTACTTGTCAACAATGTCTGGCTTATGGTTAGAAATTTCTTTGAAATTATGCACATTCTCAAATAAATGGATCATAGTTTTCTCACTATAATTTCTAAAGTAAATAAACATGCAACATTATCTGATTTTAGACCTATATCTCTTTGTAATACTAGTTATAAGATTATATCTAAAATCATTGTTAATAGAATGAAACTGTTACCACAAATGACTCACCTCATCAAGTTTCATATGTTCCTAATAGATATATCCCATGAGCTTGTTCAGTCAATGAGAAAGAGAAAGGATAATATGGGGTAATGGGTCTCGAATTTGATATGAAGTCAACAACTTTTGACATAGTTGAATGGTCATTCTTAATTGATGTGCTTAAAAGGTTTGGCTTTTCTACTGATTGGTATGATCTCATTTTTCAATGTGTGAGCACAACGGATATTTCTATCATGCTTAATGGATCACCTTGCAAATCATACAAACTTTCTTAGGGTCTAAGACATTGTGATCTTTTATCTTCATATCTATTCATAATACTTATGGAGCCATATCCTAGATATCTATTGCACGCTAAGTCCTGCCATATGGAAATTGTATGAAATAAACTGTCATTATGTGTATTTGTTAGTATATCATCACCACCTTGAGTGAAATATATACATTAATTCCCATTTAATTTACGAATCCATAACAATTATATAAATTGTAACTTATGTGCTTTACATTTTCGGTAATTTATGTGCTTTAGAATTTGAacattctttgatttcttttcttttgaatagcTAAGAGGTTGTATTGTCGTTGCAAAACTAAGCAATGAGTTTAATAATTGTTCTACCTCTTTTTATTCGATTAATGATATTTTTTACGAATAAATTAACTTTTAATTGATTTTACGCTATTAATTTTCTCCACCGATTTTTTAAAAGATTTGAtttgaagcttgatatttatagTTGAGGTGAAATTCATAAAATCCACAAAGGGTTACTTCTTTTTTTCAATTGAAGAAGCGAACCTCATATATTACAATGCCAAGTCTGAATTGGACTTTTGGTTATTACATGACTGACCATAACTAAAGCTAACATCAAAGATCAATGAGTTACAACCATCAGCACTAGGCTTTCTCCACAAATCAGTTACAACCATTAACACTAGTCTTTCTCCACAAATAAAGATTCAAGGATTATACCGTTACAATTTTAAGATGAACAATTAGACTTAATTAGATTGTATTTCCATGACGGGActgccaaaaaaaaaatctatacttGAAAAATTAAGATGTTAGCATCCGCAAATGATCCATTTTTTACATATTTATGGCTATATTTGGGTCTCATTCCAGTTGCAGTGATTTACACACTTTGGAATTGTTAGACTTAGTCAAGTATCACATTTTGAGTGTGATGGTGCTCTTGAGCTTATCAAAGGTCCTTTCAAAGAATTACTTGACTCAAGTGGTATTGTTTTGAGAATTTCATGTCctcatcttcatcaacaaaatggtttTGCAGAAAGAAAACATAGACATGTCAAAGAAATGGGAAATATTTTATCCTTTCATGCTTCTCCTCCTAAGAAGTTCTGGTTTGACTCCTTCTTAGCATCTTTTTTCTCATAAATAGACTTCCAAGTAAGTTTCTTGCCTACAAGTCTCCTTATGAAGTTTTATATAAATCTAAGCCATATTATTCACTTCTTAGAGTGTATGGGTGTTTATGTTATCCAAACTTAGTAGCTTATAGGAAAGATAAGCTTAGTCCAAAATCAGCCTCTTGTGCGTATTTCTTAGGATATAATATTCAACACAAGGGCTACATATGTATGGACTTACATACTCACATGATATATGTTACTACTCATGTAGTATTTGATGAAGCTAAGTTTCCTTTTGCTACTTCTACTGAGGTTCCCACTCCTTCTATATCAGTGGTACCAACTTCTACAGATACTTCACTCCTGCCAGTATATCAAGATTCTGCATCATCTACCGAAGTCTCTACTTCACCATTGTTAGTTCCTTCTTCTACAGTACAACCTACTTTTGGTGTTCATACAAGGTCAAAATCAGGTATTCACGTTCCTAGGACTCTCTCTAAGGATTTTGTAGCAAATAGTACATTGAAACGTATTATTCCTGTTGCTCTTGCTACTTTACATAAACCACCTCCTGAACCCAAAACCTTTAAGGAAGCAAGTAAGTTACCAGTTTGGGTTAATGCTATAAAGAATTAATATACTGCTCTCCATAAAAATAATACTTTTATTCATGTTCCATATCATCCTTCTATGAATGTACTTGGCTGTAAATGGGTATATAAAACTAAACTACATGATGATGGTACCATAGGTAGGCATAAAGCTTGATTAGTTGCAAAGGGCTATAACCAAGTGGATGGTATTGATTTTGATGAGGCTTTTAGTCCTGTTGTTAAAGCTACTACCATTAGATGTGTACTGAGTTTAGCTATCTCAAACAAGTGGAGTATGAGACAATTGGATGTAAGAAATGCATTCTTGCATGGGAATTTAAAGGAAAAggtttatatggaacaacctcctAGGATTGTTGCTACAGATCATCCTACTCATGTCTGTGAACTTAGAAAATCCTTGTATGGACTTAAACAGGCTCCTAGAGCCTGGTAAGAGAGATTTAGTGGATATCTTCTTAAGTGTGGCTTCAAAAACTCCAGTTGTGACAGTTCCATGTTCATTTATCACAAGAATTCTGAGAGGATGATTCTcctagtgtatgttgatgatattattcttGTTGGGACTTCTAATTCTCTACTTACTTCTTTTATTACATCTTTGAAGTCGGAGTTTGAAATGAAGAATCTTGGCCCTCTACATTATTTTTTGGGTATTGAAGCCACTTTTGATTCCTCAGCTAAAAAATGCTTCTTACTCAAAATAAATATTCCATGGATTTGATCAGAAAGCATGATATGCTTGGTTGTAAACCATGTGGAACTTCAGTTGGCTCTGGTATAAGGGTTTCTTCTTATGATGATACTCTTCTTCCAGATGCTTCTTCTTACAGAAGTTTAGTATGTGGTCTTCAGTACTTGACCCTTACTAAGCCTGATATTAGTTTTGCAGTTAACTATGTCATCCAATTTATGCACAGACCTACTGATATTCATTTGCAGCTTGCTAAACGAATTCTGAGATATATTAAAGGTTCTTTGGGTCAAGGTATTACTCTACAAGATGGTGATTGTTTCAGCTTAACTGCTTACGGAAATAGTGACTGGGCTGGATGTCCTGATACACGCAAGTCTACATCGGGATATTGTGTTTTTCTGGGTGGCAACTTGGTCTCCTGGTCTTCAAAGAAACAATACACCATCTCTCATTCTTCCATAGAAGCTGAGTAAAAAGGTCTTGCAAATGCAGCTGCTGAAATTCTACGGCTGTCCTACTTATTTGAGGAATTATCTGTCTACTTATCTCTCCCTTGTCGTTTATACTGTGACAATCTTGGTGCAGGCAATCTAATTGCAAATCCAATTTTTCATCCTCGCACAAAGCATATTGAAGTAGATTATCATATGATTCGTGATCTAGTTGGTTCTGGTTTTTTCAAAGTTTCATACGTTCATACTCTCAGTCAGATTGCGGATCTGTTTTCCAAAGGTTTGCCTAAGTCTCAGTTTTGCTTATTGAAGGACAAACTGATGCCTGCTGtacgtgcatctgtttgagggaGGATGTTAGACTTAGTCAAGTATCCGTACGTTGTACGGACTCATTTCTTATAATTAATCATAGCCACATGATTCAAGTGTTATCTTATATTTAATTACAGCTGTCATCTTGTAACTGTGTTATTACAGTATGTTGGTCACCTCCTGTAACTTTTTCTATTTCCGTTGAGTCTGTGAGTCTACATAAGACTCAGTCATGTATTCTTGTAAATCAACATTCTGTAATACATTAGTTCACACTTCTCACAGGAATAAAAGAAATTTTCGTATCTTTGATCAAAAGCATAGTTTTAAGAGTAGAGTAAACTTGAACTTTACAAGTTCAGTCCTCAACAATTGATATGctattttcatgtgattgttcttttcttttttctctagcACTGGTACATTCCATCATCATaataaatcttctcttctgattaaaaaaaaaaatacttagggTCATAAGAACTTTATTGAGTAGGTCCGCTGGACAGCACATAAACGTCAATATTTGGTAAAATCATTAAAAGAAAACAAACTTCCAAATCAAAAAATTACATACCTGCATTATTCAGGACATACGtaaataatgaaacattccacATTTTATCACAAACGGGCAATATGCACAAAGTAATTTAAAGCGGTGATCATTAGTAACATTCACTCAAGCAGGCCTACacagaaaaatctttttttttcaatttaaacTTCAAAGAGACGTGTTTGGGTTATGTCTTCTAAGATCAAATATCTCTACACATAAGTGTCTTACATGGATGAAGAGACATAACCGAAAAACATCACTTTAAATTTTAAAGTAAAAATTACATACCGGAAATCTAGTAGACATGCTTCTGAATTCTCCCGATGAGTATTCAACCTGCATGAACTGATTTATTTCCCAGTAGGTTTTGATTGATATCTCTAGAAACCTTATTTGTGTTAGGTGATGGAATTGTCTGGAGAGTTTGGTTGTTTATATAGTGATATTAAGATTGATGGAGCCATTAATTAGAACAATATAATATGTACTCCCACCAGATAAATGATTAGATTAACGCGGGAAAAGATAATGATACACGGGACCAACGTTTAAATAACATTTTCCATCCATGTTAATGAACGATGTGCAAGGGTGACCTTCCATGGTGGATCATAGTTGGTGCGAACTACCAACTACAGACTTTGAGTCTTCCTCCAACAAACTTGACTTGACCTTTGTCATGGCATGCATATAGGAAGTTCATTCTTAAGTCCAGAGGTTGGTGGACCTTGgaagaattaatcaaatgaaatGGAGACGTGGATGGTTGGAATAAGAGATGTATTGATAATCCATAGAAAAATGGAACTTCAAAAGACCACCAAGAGCCAAGTTCAAACAGTACTACTGTTGAAACTTATTAAATGAAGCTTTAGAATTAATCGGTGAATTGACTATGTACTAGTAAATCAATTTATTTGCGAATTGATTATATACACGTTTGAACTATTCATGGAACTGAACCAAATTTCTAGAATTCAAAACACACGCCAAATACACTAGACTAGTAAATAAATAG encodes:
- the LOC113351289 gene encoding uncharacterized protein LOC113351289, whose amino-acid sequence is MEKLISSQQAAYVKGRSIQEQILLASEMVNEMRKKRRGGNVALKLDISQAYDSVSWTFLLKVMRKYGFCSSWCNWLLSIFESAKLSVMINGGPCGFFSMHRGLKQGDPLSSILFILMEDVLSRNITNLVNTGQITPMVVRNGIYPTHLFFADDVFLFCNGAKKTLLCLFKLIEKYQHSSGQMINKAKSKCFIDGTNSVRKHQISSIIGMDISCFPDKYFGIILAPGRVTTEMVWPMVLMLQSDGEIRKYKTLSWKKICVPYNEGGLGIRRLEVFNKILLMKMMWKLIYSSDEWALFFTAKFKDKNGIWFSKWKLSSVRAGLQWAWLTLQEDISWKVGNGANISVWFDNWYGSSPLINEIGYTEFIHNNMQLKVQNLIRNNQWNIHPQLQHLLQYDNLPQIHSGSDSIIWNLHISGLFNNAKAVEKIRHKEDKVEWSSYIWRKSLHPTISSNIWKLLQGVYVNDDMKRKQGYEMPFRCCICKSEQDFMEHTLWLCEFSVQVWNWISNIFQFPRPYSFSDVLSAAKQHSPFIDEVWIVSSCTVIKELWFQRNKIFFEGGDVNFHGFKHRIMKTVKEHGVRIRGVRWNNNYENQILSYLKIDS